A part of Streptomyces sp. NBC_00557 genomic DNA contains:
- a CDS encoding ABC transporter permease, with amino-acid sequence MHLSRTARIALRIGAGLGFAVIYVPLLLVLVNSLNPDRSASWPPPGLTWHWWSVAAHNAGARQALWVSVKAGLGATAIALVLGTLIAFAVARHRFFGRDTVSFIVVLPIALPGIVTGIALNSAFGTVLEPLGVGLGLFTVIVGHATFCIVIVFNNVVARLRRTAASYEEAAMDLGASTFRAFADVTFPLVRSALLAGGLLAFALSFDEIVVTTFTAGPGIETLPIWIFDNMTRPQQAPVVNVVAAVLVLLSVIPIYVAQRLSADTATSSRV; translated from the coding sequence GGCTCGGTTTCGCGGTGATCTACGTCCCGCTGCTGCTGGTCCTCGTCAACTCGCTCAACCCCGACCGCAGCGCGAGCTGGCCGCCGCCGGGGCTGACCTGGCACTGGTGGTCGGTGGCCGCGCACAACGCGGGGGCCCGGCAGGCGCTGTGGGTCTCGGTGAAGGCGGGGCTGGGGGCGACCGCGATCGCGCTGGTCCTCGGCACGCTCATCGCGTTCGCGGTGGCCCGGCACCGCTTCTTCGGCCGTGACACGGTGTCGTTCATCGTGGTCCTGCCGATCGCGCTGCCCGGCATCGTCACCGGCATCGCCCTCAACTCCGCCTTCGGCACGGTGCTCGAGCCGCTCGGCGTGGGGCTTGGCCTGTTCACGGTCATCGTCGGCCATGCCACGTTCTGCATCGTCATCGTCTTCAACAACGTGGTGGCCCGGCTGCGCCGTACGGCGGCCTCGTACGAGGAGGCGGCCATGGATCTCGGCGCGAGCACCTTCCGGGCCTTCGCTGACGTCACCTTCCCCCTGGTCCGCTCCGCGCTGCTGGCCGGCGGCCTGCTCGCCTTCGCCCTGTCCTTCGACGAGATCGTGGTCACCACGTTCACCGCGGGCCCCGGCATCGAGACCCTCCCGATCTGGATCTTCGACAACATGACACGGCCCCAGCAGGCGCCTGTGGTGAACGTGGTGGCCGCGGTGCTGGTCCTGCTGTCGGTGATCCCGATCTACGTCGCCCAGCGACTGTCCGCCGACACGGCGACCTCGAGCCGGGTCTGA
- a CDS encoding maleylpyruvate isomerase N-terminal domain-containing protein — translation MNTGNAAGPARAVRASYEAASAVVAALGDEESWLPTGCTGWAVRDLVFHCVSDAQRALVALHTPSPRPVDRDAVTYWQDWEPHTTGAANGRRWVRVNGSMFLDFRQLQGLYLETVAAAAHAAETADPAQHVGTQGHVLTAGDLMTTLAVEATVHHLDLTVRLPHAPGPAPEGLAAVRATLDGLLGRPGLAEWSDEHYARVGTGRARLTDAERAALGAAADRFPLFG, via the coding sequence GTGAACACAGGAAACGCCGCCGGCCCGGCGCGGGCGGTGCGCGCGTCGTACGAGGCGGCCTCGGCGGTCGTCGCCGCTCTGGGCGACGAGGAGTCGTGGCTGCCGACCGGCTGCACCGGCTGGGCGGTGCGCGACCTCGTCTTCCACTGCGTGAGCGACGCCCAGCGCGCGCTGGTGGCCCTGCACACGCCCTCGCCGAGGCCGGTGGACCGGGACGCCGTGACGTACTGGCAGGACTGGGAGCCGCACACCACCGGTGCGGCGAACGGCCGGCGCTGGGTGCGGGTGAACGGGAGCATGTTCCTCGACTTCCGCCAGCTGCAGGGCCTGTACCTGGAGACGGTGGCGGCGGCCGCGCACGCGGCGGAGACGGCCGATCCCGCGCAGCACGTCGGCACGCAGGGGCACGTCCTGACGGCCGGGGACCTGATGACCACCCTCGCGGTGGAGGCGACGGTCCACCACCTGGACCTGACCGTCCGGCTGCCGCACGCCCCGGGACCGGCGCCCGAGGGGCTGGCCGCGGTCCGCGCCACCCTGGACGGTCTGCTCGGCCGGCCGGGGCTTGCGGAGTGGAGCGACGAGCACTACGCGCGCGTGGGCACGGGCAGGGCGCGGCTCACCGACGCCGAACGCGCGGCGCTGGGCGCGGCGGCCGACCGCTTCCCGCTGTTCGGCTGA
- a CDS encoding DMT family transporter translates to MIELAAVFAVAGAASNAVGTAFQRRAASTSSRGGFRLLAELVRRPFWMIGMCGVIGAALFQSLALVNGPLALVQPLFVLELPFALLVAAPLMHKRLPRSGWWGVGGCVAGLAVLLIAAAPHGAGAHAPLTRWAPALCLCLGAMAAAVLLAGRSGPPARRAALLAAASATGNALTAALLKTASGTFADHGFMAFLTAWQTYAFALTGVAAVVLLENALQAGPLAAAQPALTIGDAVVSLTLGIALFGERIRTGWWLVPEVCGGLLIVAGVLVLSRAVQHIAVVPAAPKQRHAET, encoded by the coding sequence GTGATCGAACTGGCCGCGGTGTTCGCCGTCGCCGGCGCGGCGAGCAACGCCGTGGGTACCGCCTTTCAGCGCAGGGCCGCCTCGACGAGCAGCCGTGGCGGGTTCCGGCTGCTCGCGGAGCTGGTGCGCCGGCCCTTCTGGATGATCGGCATGTGCGGTGTGATCGGCGCGGCCCTGTTCCAGAGCCTGGCCCTGGTCAACGGCCCGCTCGCGCTGGTCCAGCCGCTGTTCGTCCTGGAGCTGCCGTTCGCGCTGCTCGTCGCCGCCCCGCTGATGCACAAGCGGTTGCCGCGCTCGGGCTGGTGGGGCGTCGGCGGCTGCGTGGCGGGCCTCGCGGTCCTGCTCATCGCCGCGGCCCCGCACGGCGCCGGCGCTCATGCCCCGCTCACCCGCTGGGCGCCGGCCCTGTGTCTGTGCCTCGGCGCGATGGCCGCGGCCGTGCTGCTGGCAGGCAGGAGCGGCCCGCCTGCCCGGCGCGCCGCGCTGCTGGCGGCCGCCTCCGCGACGGGCAACGCGCTGACCGCCGCCCTGCTGAAGACGGCCAGCGGCACCTTCGCCGACCACGGATTCATGGCGTTCCTGACCGCCTGGCAGACGTACGCCTTCGCGCTCACCGGTGTCGCCGCCGTGGTCCTGCTGGAGAACGCGCTCCAGGCCGGTCCGCTGGCCGCCGCGCAGCCGGCCCTGACCATCGGCGACGCGGTGGTGAGCCTGACCCTCGGCATCGCCCTGTTCGGGGAGCGCATCCGCACCGGCTGGTGGCTCGTACCGGAGGTGTGCGGCGGCCTGCTGATCGTCGCGGGCGTGCTGGTGCTCAGCCGGGCCGTCCAGCACATCGCCGTGGTACCGGCCGCACCGAAGCAGCGACACGCCGAGACGTGA
- a CDS encoding RidA family protein: MTERRAVLSGSTFEEQIGYARAVVHGEWVHVSGTTGFDYTTMTIPDDVVEQAEQCLRNIEAALAEAECTFADVVRVRYLLPDRADFEPCWPVLRRCFGEVRPAATMMECGLADPRMKIEIEVDARRQAR; this comes from the coding sequence ATGACAGAGCGACGTGCGGTCCTGAGCGGATCGACCTTCGAGGAGCAGATCGGTTACGCCCGTGCCGTGGTCCACGGCGAGTGGGTGCATGTGTCCGGCACCACCGGGTTCGACTACACGACCATGACGATCCCGGACGACGTGGTGGAGCAGGCCGAGCAGTGTCTGCGCAACATCGAGGCGGCGCTGGCCGAGGCGGAGTGCACCTTCGCGGATGTGGTGCGGGTGCGCTATCTGCTGCCCGACCGCGCGGACTTCGAGCCCTGCTGGCCGGTGCTGCGCCGCTGCTTCGGCGAGGTGCGCCCGGCCGCCACCATGATGGAGTGCGGTCTCGCCGACCCGCGCATGAAGATCGAGATCGAGGTGGACGCCCGTCGGCAGGCCCGCTGA
- a CDS encoding LLM class flavin-dependent oxidoreductase, whose translation MPHTSAPRFGIMTAPSQVGYPDVLRVWREADAIPQIEHAWLFDHLMPIFGDPDGPVHEGWTLLSALAAHTRRLRLGVLVTSNRFRPPALLAKIATTVDIVSGGRLDFGIGVGSRPGHPLARREYEAHGLPFHDSAHAVASLAEACTVIRRLWTATEPFDFHGTHHQLSGAFGNPKPVQRPHPPILIGGRSSATLRVVAAHADLWNIPGGGEIDDLLSRSALLDRYCAEIGRDPAAITRSIHLPVSYDRPGDTRHAIREAVDAGFRHVVLGLPAPYPAKVAQWAADEVITPSL comes from the coding sequence ATGCCGCACACCTCTGCGCCCCGGTTCGGAATCATGACCGCCCCCTCCCAGGTCGGCTACCCCGACGTACTGCGCGTCTGGCGCGAGGCCGACGCGATCCCGCAGATCGAGCACGCGTGGCTGTTCGACCACCTCATGCCGATCTTCGGCGACCCGGACGGGCCGGTCCACGAGGGCTGGACACTGCTCTCCGCCCTCGCCGCGCACACCCGGCGACTGCGCCTCGGCGTGCTCGTGACCAGTAACCGGTTCCGGCCCCCCGCCCTGCTCGCGAAGATCGCCACGACCGTCGACATCGTCTCCGGCGGACGGCTCGACTTCGGCATCGGCGTCGGCTCACGCCCCGGCCATCCCCTGGCCCGGCGCGAGTACGAGGCACACGGCCTGCCCTTCCACGACTCCGCGCACGCCGTGGCGAGCCTCGCCGAAGCCTGCACGGTGATCCGGCGGTTGTGGACGGCGACCGAACCCTTCGACTTCCACGGCACCCACCACCAGCTGAGCGGAGCCTTCGGCAACCCCAAACCCGTGCAGCGCCCCCACCCGCCGATCCTCATCGGCGGCCGGTCCTCCGCGACGTTGCGCGTCGTCGCCGCACACGCCGACCTCTGGAACATCCCGGGAGGCGGCGAGATCGACGACCTGCTCAGCCGCAGCGCCCTGCTGGACCGGTACTGCGCCGAGATCGGCCGCGACCCCGCCGCCATCACCCGCTCGATCCATCTGCCCGTGTCCTACGACCGGCCCGGCGACACCCGGCACGCGATCCGCGAGGCGGTCGACGCCGGCTTCCGGCACGTCGTCCTCGGCTTGCCGGCGCCGTACCCGGCCAAGGTCGCGCAGTGGGCCGCCGACGAAGTCATCACGCCGTCGCTCTGA
- a CDS encoding aldo/keto reductase: protein MQYRTLGRTGVQVSTLALGAMNFGRIGRTTQDEATALVDTALEAGINLIDTADMYADGESEEMVGKAVAGRRDDIVLATKAAMPMGDERNHRGGSRRWLVTALDDSLRRLGVDHVDLYQIHRWDPHTSDEETLSALTDLQRAGKIRYFGSSTFPAYRIVQAQWAARDHHLGRYVTEQPSYSILQRGVESHVLPVTEEYGLGVLVWSPLASGWLSGAIRAGRDIATHRSAFLPDRFDLTVPANRARLEAVERLARVADEAGLTMIQLALGFVTAHPAVTSALIGPRTLDHLHSQLAAADTVLSADVLDAIDAIVAPGVDLAPEEKHDTPPALLDASLRRRRTPQRLQSIG, encoded by the coding sequence ATGCAGTACCGCACCTTGGGCCGCACCGGCGTGCAGGTCAGCACCCTCGCGCTCGGCGCGATGAACTTCGGCAGGATCGGACGCACCACCCAGGACGAGGCCACCGCGCTCGTCGACACCGCTCTCGAGGCCGGGATCAACCTCATCGACACCGCCGACATGTACGCGGACGGCGAGTCCGAGGAGATGGTCGGCAAGGCCGTCGCGGGCCGCCGCGACGACATCGTCCTGGCGACGAAGGCGGCCATGCCGATGGGCGACGAGCGCAACCACCGGGGCGGTTCGCGCCGCTGGCTGGTCACCGCGCTGGACGACAGCCTGCGCCGCCTCGGCGTCGACCACGTCGACCTCTACCAGATCCACCGCTGGGATCCGCACACCAGCGACGAGGAGACGCTCTCCGCGCTGACCGACCTGCAGCGGGCCGGAAAGATCCGCTACTTCGGCTCCTCGACCTTCCCGGCATACCGCATCGTCCAGGCGCAGTGGGCCGCCCGCGATCACCACCTGGGCCGGTACGTCACCGAACAGCCCAGCTACTCCATCCTCCAGCGCGGCGTCGAGAGCCATGTGCTGCCCGTGACCGAGGAGTACGGGCTCGGCGTGCTCGTGTGGAGCCCGCTGGCCTCGGGCTGGCTGTCCGGCGCGATCCGCGCGGGCCGGGACATCGCCACCCACCGCTCGGCGTTCCTGCCGGACCGCTTCGACCTCACCGTCCCCGCCAACCGGGCCCGGCTCGAAGCCGTCGAGCGACTGGCCCGTGTCGCCGACGAGGCCGGTCTGACGATGATCCAGCTCGCGCTCGGCTTCGTCACCGCCCATCCCGCGGTGACCAGCGCCCTCATCGGTCCGCGCACACTGGACCACCTGCACTCCCAACTCGCCGCCGCCGACACCGTGTTGTCGGCCGACGTGCTCGACGCCATCGACGCGATCGTGGCCCCCGGCGTCGATCTGGCCCCCGAGGAGAAGCACGACACCCCGCCCGCGCTGCTCGACGCGTCACTGCGGCGCCGGCGCACGCCGCAGCGGCTGCAGTCCATCGGCTGA
- a CDS encoding TetR/AcrR family transcriptional regulator — protein sequence MLLDAAAAAFVESGVEAPVRDIAARAGVGVGTIYRHFPTRADLIIAVYRHQVESLAQAGPDLLKTSAGPYAALGRWIDLFVDFLVTKHGLAAVLKADSTGFDALHAYFLDRLLPVCAELLGAAAAAGEIRSSLEAYELLRGVGNLCIGAENDPRYDARRLVTLLISGLRAEHAGD from the coding sequence ATGCTGCTCGACGCGGCCGCGGCGGCCTTCGTCGAGTCGGGCGTGGAGGCGCCGGTGCGTGACATCGCCGCCCGGGCCGGGGTGGGGGTCGGCACGATCTACCGCCACTTCCCGACGCGCGCGGACCTCATCATCGCGGTCTACCGGCACCAGGTGGAGAGCCTGGCCCAGGCAGGTCCCGACCTGCTGAAGACCAGCGCCGGCCCTTATGCCGCCCTGGGCCGGTGGATCGACCTGTTCGTCGATTTCCTGGTGACCAAGCACGGCCTGGCCGCCGTGCTGAAGGCCGACAGCACCGGCTTCGACGCGTTGCACGCCTACTTCCTCGACCGGCTGCTGCCCGTCTGCGCCGAGCTGCTCGGCGCCGCTGCCGCCGCCGGCGAGATCCGCTCCAGCCTGGAGGCCTACGAACTCCTGCGCGGCGTCGGCAACCTCTGCATCGGCGCCGAGAACGATCCCCGGTATGACGCACGGCGGCTGGTGACACTCCTGATCAGCGGTCTGAGGGCGGAGCACGCCGGCGACTGA
- a CDS encoding alpha/beta hydrolase family protein produces the protein MTNQLPRDGRRTTRRRALTACAVSAMLGLTAALTAALPAAAAQRATTASAPTPSSARPLSLPAPNGRYPVGEVDLHLVDHARPDPWHSGAGPRELMVSVYYPATHTTGRPPAPYMLPAAAAHFDEVTANDYLGLHVPPGRADWARTVTHVTQGAPVAAGPRGRLPVVLYSPGLGEPRTWGTTLAADLAGHGYAVVTVDHTYESPEVQFPDGSLATMVPPSDPDAFLRKALAVRVADTGFVLDRLKALNSGQDPDAQRRPLPDRLAGALNLHEVGMFGHSMGGTAAALSMDADHRIAAGLDMDGNLTYLDGSLMPVARHGLDRPFLLLGKDGDTDTGPGWQAFRAHTPGWNRQLTLLGSEHASFTDAEALIPQLRLRPAERTDDIGTIDPATAIRTTEAYVSAYFDHWLRGRSGRLLEGPSPTYPDMVFVK, from the coding sequence ATGACGAATCAACTCCCGCGCGACGGCCGCAGGACCACTCGGCGACGAGCGCTCACCGCCTGCGCCGTCTCCGCAATGCTGGGGCTGACCGCCGCTCTGACCGCTGCTCTGCCCGCCGCAGCGGCGCAGCGCGCCACCACAGCCTCCGCACCGACGCCGTCGTCCGCCCGCCCCCTCTCCCTGCCCGCCCCGAACGGCCGGTATCCGGTCGGGGAGGTGGACCTCCACCTCGTGGACCACGCACGGCCGGACCCCTGGCACTCCGGAGCGGGCCCGCGTGAGCTGATGGTCAGCGTCTACTACCCCGCGACGCACACGACCGGCCGCCCGCCGGCCCCGTACATGCTGCCCGCCGCGGCCGCCCACTTCGACGAGGTCACAGCGAACGACTACCTCGGTCTGCACGTTCCGCCAGGCCGCGCCGACTGGGCGCGCACCGTCACCCATGTCACGCAGGGCGCCCCCGTGGCCGCCGGGCCCCGCGGGCGGCTTCCGGTGGTGCTCTACTCGCCAGGCCTGGGCGAGCCCCGCACCTGGGGCACGACGCTGGCGGCCGACCTGGCCGGCCATGGCTACGCCGTCGTCACCGTGGACCACACCTACGAGTCACCGGAGGTCCAGTTCCCGGACGGCTCGCTCGCCACCATGGTCCCGCCGTCCGATCCCGACGCCTTCCTGCGCAAGGCACTGGCCGTCCGCGTCGCCGACACCGGCTTCGTCCTGGACCGGCTCAAGGCGCTGAACAGCGGGCAGGACCCCGATGCGCAGCGGCGGCCGCTGCCGGACCGCCTGGCGGGCGCGCTGAATCTCCATGAGGTGGGCATGTTCGGCCATTCCATGGGCGGCACCGCGGCCGCGCTGTCGATGGACGCCGACCACCGGATCGCCGCGGGCCTCGACATGGACGGCAACCTGACCTATCTCGACGGCTCGCTCATGCCGGTGGCCCGGCACGGTCTCGACCGGCCCTTCCTGCTCCTCGGCAAGGACGGCGACACGGACACCGGCCCCGGCTGGCAGGCGTTCCGCGCCCACACGCCCGGGTGGAACCGCCAGCTGACCCTGCTCGGCTCGGAGCACGCCTCCTTCACCGACGCCGAGGCGCTGATTCCGCAGCTGCGTCTGCGGCCCGCCGAGCGGACCGACGACATCGGCACCATCGACCCGGCCACCGCGATACGCACGACCGAGGCCTATGTCTCCGCATACTTCGACCACTGGCTGCGAGGCCGCAGCGGGCGTCTGCTGGAGGGGCCGTCCCCGACGTATCCGGACATGGTGTTCGTGAAGTGA
- a CDS encoding trypsin-like serine peptidase, whose product MEAWTRIARYAAVCAAALLLCAGLTAGASASAGDTPADPSPLADRLDDYWTPARMEAALPADVQKGAEAGTTASPVAPAVDGPRPGEYIPPSRSFDGIPQAGTFFWTDTTGTGRTCSGSVVHSPGHDLVLSAGHCLRGYAGTSPKRHLAFVPQYHDSLKPFGIFPVRTNGVYVPQQYYDLGEHAGAGYDFAFAVTEPNQDGTRLEDAVGAGARLLTGTGYHHAPVRMIGYPAGAERPLECWSWTTRWESDDPADPGTFPRIACDGFVGGTSGGPMLLPWPGGWAVIGVIGGYHTGGDTPQVSYSAYFGTATRALYRAAVTGAPPAGPQLGPS is encoded by the coding sequence ATGGAGGCCTGGACCCGCATCGCGCGATACGCCGCCGTCTGCGCGGCAGCCCTACTGCTCTGTGCCGGCCTCACCGCGGGGGCGTCGGCGTCCGCCGGGGACACCCCGGCCGACCCCAGCCCGCTCGCCGACCGGCTCGACGACTACTGGACGCCGGCCCGCATGGAGGCCGCGCTGCCTGCCGACGTCCAAAAGGGCGCCGAGGCCGGGACCACGGCGTCCCCCGTGGCGCCCGCGGTGGACGGCCCACGGCCGGGCGAGTACATCCCGCCCAGCAGGAGCTTCGACGGCATCCCCCAGGCCGGCACGTTCTTCTGGACGGACACCACGGGCACCGGCCGCACCTGCAGCGGCTCCGTCGTACACAGCCCCGGTCATGACCTGGTGCTGAGCGCCGGACACTGTCTGAGGGGATATGCGGGCACCTCGCCCAAGCGGCACCTCGCCTTCGTCCCGCAGTACCACGACAGCCTCAAGCCGTTCGGGATCTTCCCGGTCCGCACCAACGGCGTCTACGTCCCGCAGCAGTACTACGACCTGGGCGAACACGCGGGCGCCGGCTACGACTTCGCGTTCGCGGTCACCGAGCCCAACCAGGACGGAACCCGCCTGGAGGACGCGGTGGGCGCAGGGGCACGGCTGCTCACCGGGACCGGCTACCACCACGCGCCGGTGCGGATGATCGGCTACCCGGCGGGGGCGGAGCGGCCGCTGGAGTGCTGGAGCTGGACCACCAGATGGGAGAGCGACGACCCGGCCGACCCCGGCACGTTCCCGCGTATCGCCTGCGACGGCTTCGTCGGCGGCACCAGCGGCGGCCCCATGCTCCTGCCCTGGCCCGGCGGATGGGCGGTCATCGGTGTGATCGGCGGCTACCACACCGGCGGCGACACGCCGCAGGTCTCCTACAGCGCCTACTTCGGCACCGCCACCCGGGCCCTGTACCGCGCAGCGGTCACGGGCGCCCCGCCGGCCGGACCGCAGCTTGGCCCAAGCTGA
- a CDS encoding APC family permease — MAVSETQPGRKTQKPGLRREIGFVGLIWASEGSIIGSGWLFGAQGALAAAGPAAIISWAIGGVAILILALVHAELGGMYPVSGGTARFPHYAFGGAAGASFGWFSWLQAATVAPIEVLAMITYGQHYSWASGWEKVKSGEHVLTPPGIAVAVGLMAVITAVNFLSIRLLARTNSAATWWKVGIPLLTIFVFAIAQFHTANFTAADGFNPYGAKGILSAVSTSGIIFALLGFEQADQLAGESANPKRDIPRAVIGSIVLGILIYILLQVVFLAALPASQIGGHWATSAYTTLSGPFAQVATLISLGWLATVLYLDAVVSPGGTGLIYITGSSRVSYGLSRNGYVPAVFENTNRRGVPWVGLITAFVIGCICFLPFPSWRSLVGLITSASVLMYAGAPLSFGVFRNRLPDAHRPYRLPGGSWLSPLAFIVANLLILWSGWTTDWKLGVAILIGYVVLVANRVFKMNPITPQLDLRAAQWLPVYLVGMGLIVYLSDFGPLKHPWFPLWWDIGVTAAFSLVIYYWAMAVALPSEQIQGMIDKVVVPEGEEIA, encoded by the coding sequence ATGGCCGTGTCAGAGACGCAACCCGGCCGGAAGACCCAGAAACCCGGGCTTCGGCGAGAGATCGGTTTCGTCGGCCTCATCTGGGCCTCGGAGGGCTCGATCATCGGGTCCGGGTGGCTCTTCGGCGCCCAGGGCGCCCTGGCGGCCGCCGGACCGGCGGCGATCATCTCCTGGGCCATCGGCGGTGTCGCGATCCTGATACTGGCTCTGGTGCACGCGGAGCTCGGCGGCATGTACCCGGTCTCGGGCGGCACGGCGCGTTTCCCGCACTACGCCTTCGGCGGCGCGGCCGGCGCGTCGTTCGGCTGGTTCTCCTGGCTGCAGGCGGCCACGGTGGCGCCCATCGAGGTGCTGGCGATGATCACCTACGGCCAGCACTACTCCTGGGCGAGCGGCTGGGAGAAGGTCAAGAGCGGGGAGCACGTCCTGACCCCGCCCGGCATCGCCGTCGCGGTCGGGCTGATGGCCGTCATCACGGCCGTCAACTTCCTGAGCATCCGGCTGCTGGCCCGCACGAACAGCGCGGCGACCTGGTGGAAGGTCGGCATCCCGCTGCTCACGATCTTCGTGTTCGCGATCGCCCAGTTCCACACCGCGAACTTCACCGCGGCCGACGGCTTCAACCCGTACGGGGCCAAGGGCATCCTGTCCGCCGTGTCCACCAGCGGCATCATCTTCGCGCTGCTGGGTTTCGAGCAGGCCGACCAGCTCGCCGGTGAGAGCGCCAACCCCAAGCGGGACATCCCGCGGGCGGTGATCGGGTCGATCGTCCTCGGCATCCTCATCTACATCCTGCTGCAGGTCGTCTTCCTCGCGGCGCTGCCCGCCTCCCAGATCGGCGGTCACTGGGCCACCTCGGCGTACACCACGCTGAGCGGGCCGTTCGCCCAGGTCGCCACGCTCATCAGTCTGGGCTGGCTGGCCACGGTCCTCTATCTCGACGCCGTGGTGTCCCCGGGCGGCACCGGCCTGATCTACATCACCGGCTCCTCCCGGGTCTCCTACGGCCTGAGCCGCAACGGCTACGTGCCCGCCGTCTTCGAGAACACCAACCGGCGCGGGGTTCCCTGGGTCGGCCTGATCACCGCGTTCGTGATCGGCTGCATCTGCTTCCTGCCGTTCCCCAGCTGGCGTTCCCTGGTCGGCCTGATCACCAGCGCCAGCGTGCTGATGTACGCCGGGGCCCCGCTGTCGTTCGGGGTGTTCCGCAACCGGCTGCCCGACGCGCACCGCCCCTACCGGCTGCCCGGCGGCAGCTGGCTGTCGCCGCTCGCCTTCATCGTCGCCAACCTGCTGATCCTGTGGTCGGGCTGGACCACCGACTGGAAGCTCGGCGTCGCCATCCTGATCGGCTACGTCGTGCTGGTGGCCAACCGGGTGTTCAAGATGAACCCCATCACCCCTCAGCTCGACCTGCGCGCCGCCCAATGGCTGCCGGTCTACCTGGTGGGCATGGGGCTCATCGTCTACCTCAGCGACTTCGGGCCGCTCAAGCACCCCTGGTTCCCGCTGTGGTGGGACATCGGTGTCACCGCCGCCTTCAGCCTCGTCATCTACTACTGGGCGATGGCGGTGGCTCTGCCGAGCGAACAGATCCAGGGGATGATCGACAAGGTCGTCGTCCCGGAGGGAGAGGAGATCGCCTGA